The genomic window TCTCTATTTCCGGATAACAGGAACTTTTGTTCTCGTTTATCATTTTTCATTTTTTGTATTCATAACCTTAAGTTTATAGAAATTAATTCAACAACTATGCTGCTCAATTAACTTTTAAAAACATCACATACCCACATACCACTGCGTTAATCACAGTCCTATAATATCTTACTCTAAAGTTGAATTGGTTAAAATGAAGAATCAGATATGAGGTCTAAGTCTGGGATAAATGTACTAAAAATTGTTGAACTGCTTACAAAGGTCGTTGTAAGCCCGTGGTGTCTGGTCAGATTTGCGGTGTAAATTTTTCACTGCAACGTATTAACTGCTTGATTTATAGCACAAAAGAGGGGTGTTGTAGTGCCCCAATTAAATACTGGCTACAAACTCCAAAAACACTTTTTTATGTAATTCTAAATCCATCGTAGGAGACAATGAAATACGTACAATATAATCTTTGTCACCTTCTTTTGTGGTGCCTTGGGTAGAGGTGGCGGGAATGGTCCAATAGCACCCTTGTAACTGTCCATAACTCACACAAAATTTACTTTCGTTTGGGATTTTGCTAATCATTAAATTAATTAATTTAAGATTTAAACCTCTCTTGTTCGTTTCTCTTTCTGCACTAGTAGTCCCTTTGGTGGGGAGGTCTAGTGAAAACACAGAAGGGGTAAAGCCTTGCGCTGCCAAATCTTCAGACACAAAATTGATTTTTGCACTTGGTAAAGTCTCTTTTATGAAGTTGACAAAGTCTCGCGTGTTTTTATAGGCGTCCTGAATGCGTTGATTCATGGACGGCAATTGGGAGGCCAAAATTTTATATTGAAGTGCTGTTGCTTCGTTATCACAAAGTTGGAGGTGCAACTCAATCTTGCCCATCAAGGCTTCGGATTTTTTATTGCCAACAACGTAGCCCGCCGTACATTTTCCACCACTCGGAAATTTGGACCCACTGGCATACGATAGGGTACGAACGGAAGAAAGCAAGTCATCCGCTCCTAAAAAGAGAACGTTTGGACAAAAAGTTTGGTCTAAAATAAACACAGGATCGATTGCAATGTCGCCTGTTTTGGTTTTACGGACGGTACTTAATGCATTTTTTAATTGTATCAAATCAGGCACTTCCACTCTGGGGTTGGTAGGAATTTCTGCAATGATGTAAGGGATGGCGTCTTCGCTCGCAATTTTAGCTAAGATGGTTTCAATACTTTGTACCATTTCGTTGTCGCCATCTACGGGTAAATCGACCACTTCCACATTTTCAATACAGGCCGCCACGCGTCGTGCTT from Formosa sp. Hel1_33_131 includes these protein-coding regions:
- a CDS encoding PLP-dependent transferase; its protein translation is MEGNKMLNYLKEVLENLPIDWLNLTTHRLDIYDEKGAKTQFLEQFETLYKTHNSDPSALQSLPTAYDYIRLGHPLSCVLEWTIANLNQLNPENVISFSSQTVPVLAILRTNLLAHKNTQIVYTGELPATFDAEVLKRVYGYKFELKQVENATVVSEFEGSTVFISQQKELWKVEHSPNIDFYLQTSAALGSVLLVNGNQNKGYISDIQHVRRRETIAMTPVNCLTALSTLVGSTSDETNSTLKTSKAQVLESITTITHSPTKPLVGSSGLSVQYAIMMGLIHHAQEKHPKKAIKFIVPPNCYGGTNDQARRVAACIENVEVVDLPVDGDNEMVQSIETILAKIASEDAIPYIIAEIPTNPRVEVPDLIQLKNALSTVRKTKTGDIAIDPVFILDQTFCPNVLFLGADDLLSSVRTLSYASGSKFPSGGKCTAGYVVGNKKSEALMGKIELHLQLCDNEATALQYKILASQLPSMNQRIQDAYKNTRDFVNFIKETLPSAKINFVSEDLAAQGFTPSVFSLDLPTKGTTSAERETNKRGLNLKLINLMISKIPNESKFCVSYGQLQGCYWTIPATSTQGTTKEGDKDYIVRISLSPTMDLELHKKVFLEFVASI